The sequence GTTGATATGCTCCTTTTCTCCACAGTCTTTCGATAACAGTTCCTCCATGGATTGTTGCAGGACAAAATGAAAGCCTGTTTACTCCAATCGAATCACAGAATCTTGCGGTTTCTATTGATTCTGTGATTGCTTGAGCTTCAGACACTAGAATGGGCTTTACAAAGATATATGCCTTTGATTTCAAATTGTACTCTTTGGTTTCATTAAGGTTTTGCATCAATTTCACGGCATCTTCAAAATCTTGGCATGTGAAACCTTTATTGATCTTTTTAAGGCGGGTATAATCATTGGATGTTTCAAGTCCAATGCTAACTTCAAATAGAGTATCTCCGATTATTTCAAAGATTTCATCTAAAACATCCTCTTTGACATATTCCGGTCTTGACTCCACGATAATTTCTGTGACATTGCCCAAGTCGACTAGTGTTTTTAAAATTTCATCGCGAGCTTCTTTTGGAAGTTCATATGGATTCAGGAAACTTCCGGATGCAAATAGTTTTACAGAAATCTTATCCTCTTCAGCTGTTGGGTGTCTTTGGAGATGTTCATTAAATATTCTTAGTATGGTTTCTGTATCGATTGGTTCTAGAGTGCAGTCTGATACATAACTGCACATTGTACATCCGCCGCTAT is a genomic window of Methanobrevibacter sp. containing:
- a CDS encoding archaeosine biosynthesis radical SAM protein RaSEA, encoding MEIENLCKEIRQRAFERKDPKTPDQVGASWYNDDLTYDGVSKTLFIILPTPGCAWALGDSGGCTMCSYVSDCTLEPIDTETILRIFNEHLQRHPTAEEDKISVKLFASGSFLNPYELPKEARDEILKTLVDLGNVTEIIVESRPEYVKEDVLDEIFEIIGDTLFEVSIGLETSNDYTRLKKINKGFTCQDFEDAVKLMQNLNETKEYNLKSKAYIFVKPILVSEAQAITESIETARFCDSIGVNRLSFCPATIHGGTVIERLWRKGAYQPPWIWSCIEIINTVRDELDVPALLDTSGFGSRRGPYNCKKCNKDLKHMIIANNLTQKPIEYECECKNEWLAEKNNSDMNSSTVEIKHIPLY